The DNA sequence TCGTCGCTTTTTTTCTTGGCTTCTTGTGGATGAGTTTTATAGTATTCTACGCTTTTTGTTTGCTCGCAAGCGTTAAACATAATACTTGTAATCAATAAAAACAACATTTGAATAAAAAAAATCATTATATTATCCTT is a window from the Campylobacter sp. RM10537 genome containing:
- a CDS encoding EexN family lipoprotein → MLFLLITSIMFNACEQTKSVEYYKTHPQEAKKKSDECRLKSIISQDCVNAFSVAIPKEDWDDNESLRN